One window from the genome of Musa acuminata AAA Group cultivar baxijiao chromosome BXJ1-4, Cavendish_Baxijiao_AAA, whole genome shotgun sequence encodes:
- the LOC135672172 gene encoding fatty acyl-CoA reductase 2, chloroplastic-like — MGASSCLSSSAVALFTGDRHRQKNRNPSLLPSRRRGIKVICCASNDSVKSSRSCTELVAERLPMPMLAEDDTIFASNGMMSFVPYKETNGTKVDSTRGIGIAGFLEGKQLLVTGATGFLAKVLVEKILRIAPDVGKIYVLIKADDKEAAVKRLEFEIINTELFRCLREIHGKDYHEFMSSKLVPVIGNIREANVGIEPELADEISKEVDVIINSAANTAFDERYDVALDTNTIGPFRLMSFARRCEKLKLFLHVSTAYVNGQRQGRILEKPFGMGDTIKRETSPEFSAKATPILDIESEIRLAFSWAKTSWDAPLVQKMKDLGLERAKIHGWQDSYVFTKAMGEMVINCMRGDIPVVTIRPSIIESTYSEPFPGWMEGSRMMDPVVLQYGKGQLTGFLADPNAVLDVVPADMVVSAMVAAMAKHGSTSNPGMHIYQITSSVVNPLVIQDLAKLIFQHFSAFPCMDAKGRPIAVSPIKFFDDANEFSAYVSTDAVRRNERLAAAISNEKISRSLKSFCLRSVEQAKHLAKIYEPYTFYGGRFDNKNTQELMVEMSEEERRSFGFDVGSIDWEHYISDVHVPGLRRHVMKGRGRSTEPQLGAIP; from the exons ATGGGAGCTTCTTCATGCTTAAGCTCATCTGCCGTCGCCTTGTTCACTGGTGATCGGCATCGCCAAAAGAACAGGAACCCTTCTTTGCTGCCTTCGAGGAGGAGAGGCATCAAAGTCATCTGCTGCGCCAGCAATGACAGTGTCAAGAGTTCAAGGAGCTGCACCGAACTGGTAGCTGAAAGGTTACCGATGCCGATGTTGGCAGAAGACGATACCATTTTTGCGTCGAACGGAATGATGAGTTTCGTGCCTTACAAGGAGACAAACGGCACCAAAGTGGATTCCACCCGAGGGATTGGGATCGCCGGATTCCTCGAGGGGAAGCAGTTGCTGGTGACTGGTGCAACTGGTTTCCTCGCTAAAG TTCTTGTCGAGAAGATCTTGAGGATCGCACCGGACGTGGGAAAGATCTATGTCCTTATCAAGGCAGACGACAAGGAAGCGGCCGTCAAACGACTGGAGTTTGAA ATAATAAACACAGAACTCTTCAGATGCCTGCGAGAGATCCACGGAAAGGACTACCATGAGTTCATGTCAAGCAAACTTGTTCCGGTGATAGGCAACATCAGGGAAGCCAACGTAGGAATCGAACCAGAGTTAGCTGATGAGATCTCGAAAGAAGTTGATGTCATCATAAATTCAGCAGCCAACACTGCTTTCGATGAGAG GTACGACGTTGCCCTGGACACAAACACTATAGGGCCATTCAGGCTCATGAGCTTTGCGAGGAGGTGCGAGAAGCTCAAGCTCTTTTTACATGTATCAACAG CATACGTGAATGGGCAAAGACAAGGTAGGATACTCGAGAAGCCATTTGGCATGGGGGACACCATAAAGAGGGAGACATCTCCAGAATTTTCAGCAAAAGCTACACCCATTTTGGATATCGAATCTGAAATCAGGTTAGCTTTTTCTTGGGCAAAGACTTCTTGGGATGCTCCCCTAGTTCAGAAGATGAAAGACTTGGGACTAGAAAG GGCAAAGATCCATGGATGGCAAGATAGCTATGTGTTCACGAAGGCCATGGGGGAGATGGTGATCAACTGCATGCGAGGAGACATACCGGTCGTCACCATCAGGCCCAGCATTATCGAGAGCACTTACTCGGAACCTTTCCCTGGGTGGATGGAAGGAAGCAG AATGATGGATCCAGTAGTTCTACAGTATGGCAAAGGACAGCTCACTGGCTTTCTCGCTGATCCAAATGCAGTTCTCGATGTT GTACCAGCGGACATGGTGGTGAGCGCAATGGTGGCAGCAATGGCGAAACATGGGTCGACATCCAACCCTGGAATGCATATTTACCAGATCACTTCATCTGTGGTGAACCCACTGGTGATCCAAGACCTGGCTAAGCTCATCTTTCAGCACTTCTCAGCCTTTCCTTGCATGGATGCCAAGGGGAGACCGATCGCGGTTTCACCAATCAAATTCTTCGACGACGCGAACGAGTTCTCCGCCTACGTTTCTACCGACGCTGTTCGGAGGAACGAACGACTCGCGGCTGCCATCTCGAACGAGAAGATCTCTCGGAGTCTGAAGAGTTTTTGCTTGAGATCAGTCGAACAAGCCAAGCACTTAGCCAAAATCTATGAGCCATACACGTTCTACGGCGGAAG GTTCGATAACAAGAACACTCAAGAGCTGATGGTGGAGATGtccgaggaggagaggaggagcttTGGGTTTGATGTTGGAAGCATTGATTGGGAACACTACATCTCCGATGTCCATGTTCCTGGACTGAGAAGACATGTGATGAAGGGAAGAGGCAGATCCACCGAACCCCAACTTGGTGCCATTCCATAA
- the LOC135672173 gene encoding myosin-binding protein 2-like, protein MTVHRSKNLPPCVICAPAATYPGVRKVSSTNSLTSQIMNDSIAVTRSVLDHTDSFKHAMNNKGIMLSPKFSEIIAGKESSRGQEDLKLRLSRAFDLPWSDIIASPRAEDLKSSDASSSIGLQNIAKRLSVERTNSSLETFDASIVVSDIEGETSVDRLKRQIELDRKCMSALYKELEEERSASTIAANEAMAMINRLQEEKAAMQMEAFQYLRMMEEQAEYDQEAIHKLNDVINERDKELLDLETEFERYRRRHRGAEPEEKRTVSVGDLESTGLSPATTPRFMESRELLSPASTRRRTRSLYRSMSEKIDMIPQEGDGHGAKDLELGFEEEKVHILACLRRLQNKFSMLPTDKVRADDTIVDVNLENSHSGVEVLPDNGSSPSRTHSNVEASTTMDNQFSADQHDTSDACRDMNSVQEEVAKLIKRVVELDADREFIGHTMNALNYGNDGVLLVQEIACQLKELRRIPLAAKEPNVA, encoded by the coding sequence ATGACTGTTCACAGATCAAAGAATTTACCGCCTTGTGTCATTTGTGCTCCAGCAGCAACATATCCAGGAGTTCGAAAGGTGTCTTCCACGAACAGTCTCACCAGCCAAATCATGAACGACTCCATTGCAGTTACACGCAGCGTCCTTGATCACACCGATAGCTTCAAGCACGCAATGAATAACAAGGGAATCATGCTATCTCCCAAGTTCTCTGAGATAATTGCAGGCAAGGAATCGTCACGAGGGCAAGAAGACCTGAAACTGCGGCTGTCGCGAGCGTTTGATTTGCCATGGAGTGACATAATTGCTAGTCCCAGAGCGGAAGACCTCAAGTCATCAGATGCTTCAAGCTCAATCGGGCTGCAGAACATAGCCAAGAGACTGTCCGTGGAGCGAACCAATTCGAGCTTGGAGACCTTTGATGCAAGCATTGTTGTGAGCGACATCGAAGGAGAGACGTCGGTGGATCGGCTGAAGCGGCAGATAGAGCTGGACAGGAAATGCATGAGTGCTCTGTACAAAGAACTGGAGGAAGAGAGAAGCGCTTCGACGATCGCAGCAAACGAAGCGATGGCCATGATCAACAGGCTGCAGGAGGAGAAGGCAGCGATGCAGATGGAGGCGTTTCAGTACCTGCGCATGATGGAAGAGCAAGCTGAGTACGACCAAGAAGCGATTCACAAACTCAATGACGTGATCAACGAGCGAGATAAGGAATTGCTGGACTTGGAAACGGAGTTCGAGAGATACAGAAGGCGGCACAGAGGAGCAGAACCGGAAGAGAAGAGAACGGTGTCAGTAGGTGATTTAGAGTCAACAGGGCTCAGTCCTGCCACCACCCCTCGTTTCATGGAGTCAAGAGAGCTTCTTAGTCCTGCAAGCACCCGTCGCCGTACGAGATCACTATACCGCAGTATGTCCGAGAAGATCGACATGATTCCCCAGGAAGGTGATGGCCATGGAGCGAAAGATCTGGAGTTGGGTTTCGAAGAGGAGAAGGTTCATATTTTAGCATGCTTGAGAAGGTTACAGAACAAGTTTTCTATGTTACCTACTGATAAAGTTAGAGCAGATGATACCATAGTTGATGTGAATCTAGAAAATAGCCACAGTGGAGTTGAGGTTTTACCTGATAATGGCTCGTCTCCATCTAGAACACACTCCAATGTCGAAGCGAGTACCACCATGGACAATCAATTCTCAGCTGACCAACATGATACTTCTGATGCTTGCAGAGACATGAACTCTGTACAAGAAGAAGTTGCAAAGTTGATCAAAAGAGTGGTGGAACTGGATGCAGATAGAGAGTTCATTGGGCACACTATGAATGCATTGAACTATGGAAATGATGGAGTTCTGCTGGTTCAGGAAATAGCATGCCAGCTAAAGGAATTAAGAAGAATTCCCCTGGCAGCAAAAGAACCTAATGTTGCTTGA